The following proteins come from a genomic window of Streptomyces sp. Sge12:
- a CDS encoding DUF6585 family protein, with protein MTVPTSPSPAAKALATRHRLGGLEHTFRPESEVAVQEKYRIWFVIGSLAGIAALLGGGVLLWVKVHWGAAIFPLWIGVVAAGLVSRSPLFRRDLASRRLHLYEHGLVVNTSGSKLFAARWERVVLYQETVQEVIDYKGTQTPVGRSHASRLVAPGGQKALITHAYAGSHTWAPLIAEAVARAQVEKVWKLVREGGTVGFGPYKLSGSGITNASGEVLAWREVSEVAVRGGMVCVWRAGRTKAWAAPQAQLVPNLLVFLTIADNLRGQ; from the coding sequence ATGACCGTTCCGACGTCGCCCTCCCCTGCCGCAAAGGCGCTGGCCACCCGCCACCGCCTGGGCGGACTGGAGCACACCTTCCGTCCCGAGAGCGAGGTCGCGGTCCAGGAGAAGTACCGGATCTGGTTCGTCATCGGCTCCCTGGCCGGCATTGCCGCACTGCTGGGCGGTGGCGTCCTGTTATGGGTGAAAGTGCACTGGGGTGCGGCCATATTCCCGCTGTGGATCGGTGTGGTGGCCGCCGGGCTGGTGAGCCGGAGCCCGCTGTTCCGCAGGGACCTGGCGTCCCGGCGGCTGCACCTGTACGAACACGGGCTGGTCGTGAACACGAGCGGCAGCAAGCTGTTCGCGGCGCGCTGGGAGCGGGTGGTGCTCTACCAGGAGACCGTCCAGGAAGTGATCGACTACAAGGGCACGCAGACGCCCGTCGGACGCTCGCACGCCTCCCGGCTCGTCGCACCGGGCGGTCAGAAGGCACTGATCACGCACGCCTACGCGGGCTCGCACACCTGGGCCCCGCTGATCGCGGAGGCCGTCGCCCGCGCCCAGGTCGAGAAGGTGTGGAAGCTGGTCCGGGAGGGCGGGACGGTCGGCTTCGGCCCGTACAAGCTGTCCGGCAGCGGCATCACGAACGCCTCCGGTGAGGTGCTGGCGTGGCGTGAGGTGAGCGAGGTCGCCGTGCGCGGGGGGATGGTCTGCGTCTGGCGGGCCGGCAGGACGAAGGCCTGGGCGGCGCCCCAGGCCCAGCTGGTGCCGAACCTGCTCGTGTTCCTGACCATCGCGGACAACCTCCGCGGCCAATAG
- a CDS encoding PPOX class F420-dependent oxidoreductase codes for MSVALSDGLRKVIDDSPVFASVATIQPDGSPQVSVTWLARDGDDLLVSTTVGRRKERNLRRDPRVTVLINPSDAPYTYAEVRGTAQLTTEGGQELIDALSRKYTGKEYADFNPASAEDSERVVVRITPRKVVGSL; via the coding sequence GTGTCGGTTGCGCTCTCCGATGGCCTGAGGAAGGTCATCGACGACTCTCCGGTTTTTGCTTCTGTGGCAACGATTCAGCCGGACGGCAGTCCGCAGGTGTCCGTCACCTGGCTGGCGCGTGACGGTGACGACCTGCTCGTGTCCACGACCGTGGGACGCCGCAAGGAGCGGAATCTGCGGCGTGATCCTCGTGTCACCGTGCTCATCAACCCGAGTGATGCCCCGTACACCTACGCCGAGGTCCGTGGTACGGCGCAGTTGACCACCGAGGGCGGGCAGGAGCTGATCGACGCGCTGTCGCGCAAGTACACGGGCAAGGAGTACGCGGATTTCAATCCGGCGTCCGCCGAGGACAGCGAACGGGTCGTGGTACGTATCACCCCGCGCAAGGTCGTTGGCTCCCTCTGA
- a CDS encoding SDR family NAD(P)-dependent oxidoreductase: MTAGTQPKLLEGRSALITGASSGIGAAAARIFCREGAAVTLVARREKQLADLTDELQTQGHHAQYVIADVTHTEQIAHAVQQAITTYGHLDTAFNNAGIGATPAPLHLLHENIYDTIMDTNVRGIWNSMRHEIPAMLTHGHGTIINNSSTAGLVATPVTAPYIASKHAVIGLTKAAAYEYATHNIRINAIAPGTTQTEMITNWLQQNPTIETTLLNHTPLPRHAHPNEIAEAAAWLSSNRASYIHGTTLSIDGGWTTH; this comes from the coding sequence ATGACCGCCGGAACCCAACCCAAGCTCCTCGAAGGCAGATCCGCACTCATCACCGGCGCAAGCTCCGGCATCGGAGCCGCCGCCGCCCGCATCTTCTGCCGCGAAGGCGCCGCCGTCACCCTCGTCGCCCGCCGCGAAAAACAACTCGCCGACCTCACCGACGAACTACAAACCCAAGGCCACCACGCCCAATACGTCATCGCCGACGTCACCCACACCGAACAAATCGCCCACGCCGTCCAACAAGCCATCACCACCTACGGCCACCTCGACACCGCCTTCAACAACGCCGGCATCGGCGCCACCCCCGCCCCCCTCCACCTCCTCCACGAAAACATCTACGACACCATCATGGACACCAACGTCCGCGGAATCTGGAACAGCATGCGCCACGAAATACCCGCCATGCTCACCCACGGCCACGGCACCATCATCAACAACAGCAGCACCGCAGGCCTCGTCGCAACCCCCGTCACCGCCCCCTACATCGCCTCCAAACACGCCGTCATCGGCCTCACCAAAGCCGCCGCCTACGAATACGCCACCCACAACATCCGCATCAACGCCATCGCCCCCGGCACCACCCAAACCGAAATGATCACCAACTGGCTCCAACAAAACCCCACCATCGAAACCACCCTCCTCAACCACACCCCCCTCCCCCGCCACGCCCACCCCAACGAAATCGCCGAAGCCGCCGCCTGGCTCTCCAGCAACCGCGCCTCCTACATCCACGGCACCACCCTCTCCATCGACGGCGGCTGGACCACCCACTGA
- a CDS encoding SDR family NAD(P)-dependent oxidoreductase — MSSTSSAPPWDVRCLPGAEGRVFLVTGGNAGIGYFVAEQLSATGATVVLGSRNPAKAEVATASIRERVAGARVRAVRLDLADLSSLETVVESLEVDRLDAVVHNAGVALDDPPRRETGDGHELMFGTNHLGHFALTQWLMPLLSAAPAARIVTMGSFAAKSERLDLDDLQSRKDYQPKRTYGRSKLAQMSFGVELDRRLRAAGSTVASVVVHPGGALDSLTPSRPPVHVRNPGARLSSAPAALLVQGKHAGAWPAVRAVLDPSVGGGQLWGPRVFGLRGRPRREPIWSHLADTSAAARLWDASRALTGADPRAIPRQA, encoded by the coding sequence ATGTCGTCCACCTCCTCCGCCCCGCCGTGGGACGTCCGATGTCTGCCCGGTGCTGAAGGCCGCGTGTTCCTGGTCACCGGCGGCAACGCCGGCATCGGGTACTTCGTCGCCGAGCAGTTGTCGGCAACCGGAGCCACCGTCGTACTCGGCAGCCGGAACCCCGCCAAGGCCGAAGTCGCCACGGCCTCGATCCGTGAGCGCGTTGCCGGAGCGCGAGTGCGGGCCGTACGGCTCGACCTCGCCGACCTCTCGTCACTCGAGACCGTGGTGGAGTCACTGGAGGTGGATCGCCTCGACGCGGTGGTCCACAACGCCGGTGTCGCGCTCGACGACCCGCCGCGCAGGGAGACCGGGGACGGTCACGAGCTCATGTTCGGCACGAACCACCTCGGGCACTTCGCCTTGACCCAGTGGCTGATGCCGCTGCTGTCGGCTGCGCCGGCGGCCCGCATCGTGACCATGGGCAGCTTCGCGGCCAAGTCCGAGCGGCTCGACCTGGACGACCTGCAGTCCCGGAAGGACTACCAGCCCAAGCGCACCTACGGACGCTCCAAGTTGGCGCAGATGTCCTTCGGCGTCGAACTCGACCGCCGCCTGCGTGCTGCCGGCAGCACGGTGGCGAGCGTGGTGGTTCATCCCGGCGGCGCGCTGGACTCCCTCACCCCGTCACGGCCACCGGTCCATGTGCGAAACCCCGGCGCACGGCTGAGCTCGGCACCTGCGGCCCTCCTCGTCCAGGGCAAGCACGCCGGCGCATGGCCCGCGGTCCGAGCGGTGCTCGACCCGTCGGTGGGTGGAGGCCAGCTGTGGGGACCACGCGTCTTCGGCCTGCGCGGCAGGCCCCGACGCGAACCGATATGGAGCCACCTCGCCGACACGTCCGCCGCGGCGCGGTTGTGGGACGCGAGCCGTGCCCTGACGGGCGCCGACCCGCGCGCCATCCCCAGGCAGGCCTAG
- a CDS encoding PucR family transcriptional regulator: protein MCELLNRIWSRPRGEWTRVLRRELPVLAEKIVKELLHDTPALTARADDHKTIDDESLKQSVEKALCIALGYQQPHGRNPSSEHPRPVRAGEDRHDGREEESSRDGRGTANSATATATDSAADGASGGAAAHWYESAAPADRARHDLFKALTDARAASKRSLTELAEAAGWPLPTAVRAVVLATPGETQQLAAVLETSLAGVFAGQPCLLVPSPDPDTRAQLEVPLRGRLAAVGHAVPPTESASSLRWALRLLALTPARPSAETRPVFVDDHLSTLLLLQDQPLAHALAAHWLRPLAGLTPRQSERLEVTLLAWLEGGGAPEAAKALSVHPQTVRYRMRQLEKLFGPGLRDPRTRFELEMALRSRRLMAQVRLQHSRLGRRTGRAITTNFAPVAVERIARVNGL, encoded by the coding sequence ATGTGCGAACTCCTGAACCGCATCTGGTCCCGCCCCCGAGGCGAATGGACACGCGTCCTGCGCAGGGAGCTCCCCGTGCTGGCCGAGAAGATAGTCAAGGAGCTCCTGCACGACACTCCGGCACTCACCGCACGTGCCGACGACCACAAGACCATCGATGACGAATCGCTCAAACAATCGGTGGAAAAGGCACTGTGCATCGCACTCGGCTACCAGCAACCCCATGGCCGGAACCCGAGCAGCGAACACCCCCGCCCGGTCCGAGCAGGCGAGGACAGGCATGACGGCAGGGAGGAGGAGAGCTCACGCGACGGCCGCGGCACCGCGAACAGTGCCACAGCCACTGCCACGGACAGTGCTGCGGACGGCGCTTCAGGCGGCGCTGCCGCACACTGGTACGAGTCCGCCGCACCGGCCGACCGGGCGCGTCACGATCTGTTCAAGGCGCTCACGGACGCCAGAGCCGCATCGAAGCGGTCCCTCACCGAGCTGGCCGAAGCCGCCGGCTGGCCGCTGCCCACGGCCGTACGAGCCGTCGTACTGGCCACCCCCGGCGAGACGCAGCAGCTGGCGGCCGTACTCGAGACCTCCCTCGCCGGCGTATTCGCGGGCCAGCCCTGCCTCCTGGTCCCGAGTCCGGATCCTGACACCCGCGCCCAGCTGGAAGTCCCGCTGCGCGGCCGCCTCGCAGCCGTGGGCCACGCCGTTCCCCCCACGGAGAGCGCGTCCTCACTCCGGTGGGCCCTGCGCCTGCTCGCGCTCACCCCGGCCCGCCCGAGTGCGGAGACCCGGCCCGTCTTCGTCGACGACCACCTCTCCACCCTGCTCCTGCTCCAGGACCAACCGCTGGCCCATGCGCTGGCCGCCCACTGGCTGCGGCCCCTGGCCGGCCTGACCCCGCGCCAGAGCGAGCGGCTGGAGGTGACCCTCCTCGCCTGGCTCGAAGGGGGTGGCGCCCCCGAGGCCGCGAAGGCCTTGAGCGTGCATCCCCAGACCGTGCGGTACCGCATGCGGCAGCTGGAGAAGCTCTTCGGGCCGGGGCTGCGTGACCCCCGTACCCGGTTCGAACTGGAGATGGCTCTGCGCAGTCGCCGCCTGATGGCCCAGGTGCGACTCCAGCACTCCCGGCTCGGCCGCAGGACGGGCCGCGCCATCACGACCAACTTCGCACCGGTGGCCGTGGAGAGGATCGCCCGCGTCAACGGCCTGTGA
- a CDS encoding immunity 49 family protein translates to MGGAVVSAAREDFVNRIGGQVRSMSRAGRMATYEWQSIADEFLDYLGALSVETPDLDTPEARAALKDAAEAAAGAVAYAAYHPHCSFQVFLEYVNYGTSYDPGDDAPEESVTPGEWIDALCLSVLRDKAKWHGEAFHFARDKFAARAQGTPGGELATGLMAVVLDAAGNHGEYPPSAQAKLAAVDAALDRIRTRAAETGEPLLDRPDSAALHTLRALAAEDREAFDAALADLLTRHTTLHGPAASPSSLLPLVPIALAALAYRTLGWAPAARTDYLPHALVTGFETRGPRVAGFGRNRRPDAVAALGAGPLVVERPACERTVHREIEDMYEEHLREAFTPVGQEPLAVWRLGSVMGDQERLFKWRAGNPAGVTDAQLATLRLASQMGAALFRIALADPGTEVEVTIGGRNLRYPAERKDAAGAHNWEKATAFALITGVREDLVPLVLTGPAFARPDGSASSAYREALHAYLKGGDPEPAVQRALEQAEKAKDWGFAMPPAVLLSQLVEGDEESFNLALADALEAHRDYYQVADRVDEPDTSVDLDILALACHARRRGWAIRVESPYLPQPLLRAAEPF, encoded by the coding sequence GTGGGCGGGGCCGTCGTGTCGGCAGCGCGTGAGGACTTCGTGAACCGGATCGGGGGTCAGGTGCGGTCCATGTCGCGCGCCGGCCGGATGGCCACGTACGAGTGGCAGTCGATCGCCGACGAGTTCCTCGACTACCTGGGCGCCCTCTCGGTCGAGACGCCCGACCTCGACACCCCGGAAGCCAGGGCCGCCCTCAAGGACGCCGCCGAAGCCGCTGCCGGCGCCGTCGCCTACGCGGCGTACCATCCCCACTGCAGCTTCCAGGTCTTCCTCGAGTACGTGAACTACGGCACGAGCTACGACCCGGGTGACGACGCCCCCGAGGAGAGCGTCACCCCCGGCGAATGGATCGATGCGCTCTGCCTGTCGGTCCTGAGGGACAAGGCCAAGTGGCACGGGGAGGCCTTCCACTTCGCCCGCGACAAGTTCGCCGCGCGGGCGCAGGGCACACCCGGTGGTGAGCTCGCCACAGGACTCATGGCCGTGGTCCTTGACGCCGCGGGCAACCACGGCGAATACCCGCCGAGTGCGCAGGCCAAGCTGGCTGCCGTGGATGCCGCCTTGGACCGGATCCGTACCCGCGCCGCGGAGACCGGGGAGCCCCTTCTGGACCGGCCGGACAGCGCGGCGCTGCACACGCTGCGCGCCCTGGCCGCCGAGGACCGGGAGGCCTTTGACGCCGCGCTGGCCGATCTCCTGACCAGGCACACCACCCTGCACGGCCCCGCGGCCTCTCCGAGCAGCCTCCTCCCGCTCGTCCCCATCGCCCTCGCCGCGCTCGCGTACCGGACCCTGGGCTGGGCGCCCGCCGCCCGTACCGATTACCTCCCGCACGCGCTCGTCACCGGCTTCGAGACCCGAGGGCCGCGGGTCGCGGGCTTCGGCCGGAACCGGCGGCCGGACGCGGTCGCCGCGCTCGGCGCGGGGCCGCTGGTGGTGGAACGGCCGGCCTGTGAGCGGACCGTGCACCGGGAGATCGAGGACATGTACGAGGAACACCTCCGGGAGGCCTTCACCCCCGTCGGCCAAGAACCCCTCGCGGTGTGGCGGCTCGGGAGCGTCATGGGCGACCAGGAACGCCTCTTCAAGTGGCGCGCGGGGAACCCGGCAGGCGTCACGGACGCCCAGCTCGCGACCCTTCGGCTGGCCTCCCAGATGGGGGCGGCCCTGTTCCGCATCGCCCTGGCCGATCCCGGTACCGAGGTCGAGGTGACCATCGGCGGCCGCAACCTGCGCTACCCGGCCGAGCGGAAGGACGCGGCCGGCGCCCACAACTGGGAGAAGGCCACGGCCTTCGCCTTGATCACAGGAGTACGCGAGGACCTCGTCCCGCTGGTCCTCACCGGCCCCGCCTTCGCCCGCCCGGACGGCTCCGCCTCCAGCGCCTATCGCGAGGCCCTCCACGCCTACCTGAAGGGCGGCGACCCCGAACCGGCCGTGCAGCGGGCGCTGGAGCAGGCGGAGAAGGCGAAGGACTGGGGCTTCGCGATGCCGCCGGCCGTGCTGCTGTCACAGCTGGTGGAGGGCGACGAGGAGAGCTTCAACCTCGCCCTGGCCGACGCGCTCGAGGCCCACCGCGACTACTACCAGGTCGCCGACCGCGTCGACGAGCCGGATACGTCGGTCGACCTCGACATCCTCGCCCTCGCCTGCCACGCCCGCCGCCGCGGCTGGGCCATCCGAGTGGAGTCCCCGTACCTGCCGCAGCCCCTCCTACGGGCCGCAGAACCTTTCTAG
- a CDS encoding alpha/beta hydrolase, producing MPTRLADDPRRRVVWGISLLLIAVTALAGGAPAAARAAEPPAPPVPVLSWGPCDGEQDGFECATARVPLDYRRPTGPTLALAVTRRAAADRAHRTGVLVLHPGGPGNSGVNFARSSYEALPASLRDTFDVVGYDMRGVARSGQVECWNDQEYAAAVDTARGVPGPGALKEAVRQGADFARACRERSGQILPFIGTGSNAQDLDLLRRALGEETLSFYGRSFGSYVGTVYAAQFPRRVRAMVLDGAYDPRRYAEVPYAYDAGQFAALDGAVGRFLDWCAADPAACGFGEGRPRQAFERLKRDLDADPVITASGRPATGYTLAYRLMFNINSGREVWPYLGQALRAAQLRQGSFLLSPPSPASFDFLNVNTAVECADRTYPGSRLLLGAMVGAQAASAPLLGPAIGLGPPAYDHNHAPTCVQWTTERPSRYEGSYRAAGSAPVLVLGTTGDPDTPYQDAVALAGTLENGRLLTFAAEGHTAYNRSTCVSTLVESYLVTLALPVRGTVCADEAPPQPPDRHRTTGVGIDETRDVIPTLR from the coding sequence ATGCCGACCCGTTTGGCCGATGACCCGCGCAGGCGGGTGGTGTGGGGGATATCCCTGCTCCTGATCGCGGTCACCGCGCTCGCGGGCGGTGCGCCCGCCGCCGCCCGGGCCGCCGAGCCCCCCGCCCCGCCCGTTCCGGTGCTGTCCTGGGGGCCCTGCGACGGGGAGCAGGACGGCTTCGAGTGCGCGACCGCCCGCGTGCCGCTGGACTACCGCCGGCCCACCGGACCGACGCTCGCCCTCGCCGTCACCCGTCGGGCCGCGGCCGATCGGGCGCACCGCACCGGTGTACTGGTACTGCACCCCGGCGGGCCCGGCAACTCCGGCGTGAACTTCGCCCGTAGCAGCTACGAGGCGCTGCCCGCCTCCCTGCGGGACACCTTCGACGTCGTCGGGTACGACATGCGCGGTGTGGCGCGCAGCGGGCAGGTGGAGTGCTGGAACGACCAGGAGTACGCGGCAGCCGTCGACACCGCACGCGGCGTGCCCGGTCCGGGGGCTCTCAAGGAGGCGGTACGGCAGGGCGCCGACTTCGCCCGCGCCTGCCGGGAACGCTCCGGGCAGATATTGCCGTTCATCGGAACCGGCTCCAACGCCCAGGACCTGGACCTGCTGCGCCGGGCGCTGGGCGAAGAGACGCTCTCCTTCTACGGCCGATCCTTCGGCAGCTACGTCGGCACCGTGTACGCCGCGCAGTTCCCGCGGCGGGTGCGGGCGATGGTTCTGGACGGGGCCTACGATCCGCGGCGGTACGCAGAGGTGCCCTACGCCTACGACGCCGGGCAGTTCGCTGCACTGGACGGGGCGGTGGGCCGTTTCCTGGACTGGTGCGCTGCCGACCCCGCCGCCTGCGGGTTCGGTGAGGGGCGGCCGCGGCAGGCGTTCGAGCGGCTGAAGCGGGATCTGGACGCCGATCCGGTGATCACCGCGAGCGGGCGCCCGGCCACCGGCTACACCCTGGCCTACCGGTTGATGTTCAACATCAACTCGGGCCGCGAGGTGTGGCCCTACCTGGGGCAGGCGCTGCGGGCGGCCCAGCTGCGGCAGGGTTCGTTCCTGCTGTCCCCGCCGTCACCGGCGTCGTTCGACTTCCTGAACGTCAACACGGCAGTCGAATGCGCCGACCGCACCTACCCGGGCAGCCGGCTGCTGCTGGGCGCGATGGTCGGCGCGCAGGCCGCGTCGGCGCCACTGCTGGGACCCGCCATCGGGCTGGGGCCACCGGCGTACGACCACAACCACGCACCCACCTGCGTCCAGTGGACGACCGAGCGCCCGAGCCGGTACGAGGGCTCCTACCGCGCGGCGGGTTCCGCACCGGTCCTGGTCCTGGGCACGACCGGAGACCCGGACACCCCCTACCAGGACGCGGTGGCTCTGGCCGGAACACTCGAGAACGGACGACTGCTCACCTTCGCCGCCGAAGGACACACGGCCTACAACCGCAGCACGTGCGTCAGCACCTTGGTCGAGAGCTACCTCGTCACGCTGGCACTGCCCGTTCGTGGCACCGTCTGCGCGGACGAAGCCCCGCCGCAGCCTCCGGACCGGCACCGCACGACGGGCGTCGGAATCGACGAAACGCGCGATGTGATCCCCACGCTCCGCTGA
- a CDS encoding FAD-dependent monooxygenase, which produces MTETTYSKESAPAPAPAPVPVLVVGGGSVGLLTAALLTHHGVPAVLVERRSGPSVHPRATGIGPRTVEVLRELGLDAAVDAAAVDLRGAAGKAVARTVVEMGAGDVRTVPMPKPPTADEPDVTPFRLRGVCAQDRLDAVVAADLARRGADLRWSTRLVGIAQDAAGVDVELEGPDGRYSLRCARVVAADGTHSTVRTALGVGTSGPGDLGKSMINILFHADLRPHLRGMSFATCTITTPEAPGLLATVDGETNWVFHVPCDVDAGERPEDFTYERCAAVVRLAVGDPDLDVEVRSVLPWRPRSAAAESFAVGRVFLVGDAAHTVSPLGAFGLNTGVADAHNLAWKLAAVHHGEAGTGLLDTYAHEREPVAAATLDQAMRRLADPELHWGRGPEADAARAAAGVWAAAVVHLGQRYDSAAVVDPQPELPSTVDLDLVLDGSPGSRVPHAWIDGVSTLDLVASRWTLLVGVAGDHWLRAAADVGLPAHRVEAPWLSEAGALLVRPDGIVAMRATTSATDPTRFLTAVMDQVLARPVPAPSA; this is translated from the coding sequence ATGACGGAAACGACGTACTCAAAAGAGTCGGCCCCGGCCCCGGCCCCGGCCCCGGTACCGGTGCTCGTGGTCGGAGGCGGCAGCGTCGGCCTGCTCACCGCGGCACTGCTCACCCACCACGGCGTCCCCGCGGTGCTCGTCGAACGCCGGTCCGGGCCGTCGGTGCACCCCCGGGCCACCGGCATCGGACCCCGCACCGTCGAGGTCCTCCGAGAACTCGGGCTCGACGCCGCCGTCGACGCCGCCGCGGTCGACCTCCGGGGCGCCGCGGGCAAGGCAGTGGCGCGGACCGTCGTCGAAATGGGCGCGGGTGACGTCCGGACCGTTCCCATGCCGAAGCCCCCGACCGCCGACGAACCGGACGTGACGCCGTTCAGGCTGCGCGGCGTCTGCGCCCAGGACCGGCTCGACGCCGTCGTAGCGGCCGACCTGGCCCGCCGCGGGGCGGACCTGCGCTGGTCGACCCGCCTGGTCGGCATCGCGCAGGACGCCGCCGGGGTCGACGTCGAACTGGAGGGCCCCGACGGCCGCTACTCACTGCGGTGTGCGCGGGTGGTCGCCGCCGACGGCACGCACAGCACCGTGCGGACCGCGCTGGGCGTGGGCACCTCCGGGCCGGGCGATCTCGGCAAGTCGATGATCAACATCCTGTTCCACGCCGACCTGCGACCGCACCTGCGGGGAATGTCCTTCGCCACCTGCACGATCACCACGCCGGAGGCGCCCGGCCTGCTGGCCACCGTGGACGGCGAGACGAACTGGGTCTTCCACGTCCCCTGCGACGTCGACGCCGGCGAACGCCCCGAGGACTTCACCTACGAACGCTGCGCCGCGGTCGTGCGGCTGGCGGTAGGCGATCCCGACCTCGACGTCGAGGTGCGCAGCGTGCTCCCGTGGCGGCCCCGGAGTGCAGCGGCCGAAAGCTTCGCCGTCGGCCGCGTGTTCCTCGTGGGCGACGCCGCACACACCGTGTCACCCCTGGGCGCGTTCGGACTCAACACCGGGGTCGCCGACGCGCACAACCTGGCGTGGAAACTGGCCGCCGTCCACCACGGCGAAGCCGGTACCGGGCTCCTCGACACCTACGCGCACGAACGCGAACCGGTCGCTGCGGCCACGCTGGACCAGGCGATGCGCAGGCTCGCCGACCCGGAGCTGCACTGGGGACGCGGACCCGAGGCCGACGCCGCCAGGGCGGCGGCGGGAGTGTGGGCGGCGGCGGTCGTGCACCTCGGCCAGAGGTACGACTCGGCCGCGGTTGTCGACCCGCAGCCCGAACTCCCGTCCACAGTGGACCTGGACCTGGTACTGGACGGGTCGCCGGGTTCACGGGTGCCCCACGCGTGGATCGACGGGGTTTCCACCCTCGACCTGGTGGCGTCCCGGTGGACCCTGCTGGTCGGCGTCGCCGGCGACCACTGGCTCCGCGCCGCGGCGGACGTCGGCCTTCCCGCGCATCGCGTCGAGGCCCCGTGGCTTTCCGAAGCAGGGGCGCTGCTCGTCCGTCCGGACGGGATCGTCGCCATGCGCGCGACGACGTCGGCGACGGATCCGACGCGGTTCCTCACCGCGGTCATGGACCAGGTACTGGCCAGACCGGTCCCGGCACCGAGCGCCTGA
- a CDS encoding TraR/DksA family transcriptional regulator, which translates to MGDASRYGHDACDPAACAAVRARLAADRADTLARAAALGRDFDGIVAANALVAVDDEHDPEGASTAFERAHVAALMAGAREHLEELDRALERLERDEYGRCEGCGGMIAPERLEIRPAATTCIRCARSDAPHRLPGPA; encoded by the coding sequence ATGGGCGATGCATCCCGGTACGGCCATGACGCGTGCGACCCGGCCGCCTGTGCGGCCGTCCGCGCGCGCCTCGCGGCCGACCGCGCCGACACCCTGGCGCGGGCGGCCGCGCTGGGTCGGGACTTCGACGGGATCGTCGCGGCGAACGCCCTGGTCGCGGTCGACGACGAGCACGACCCGGAGGGGGCCAGCACCGCATTCGAGCGGGCTCACGTTGCCGCCCTGATGGCAGGGGCCCGCGAGCACCTGGAAGAACTGGACCGGGCGCTGGAGCGGCTCGAGCGGGACGAGTACGGGCGGTGCGAAGGCTGTGGCGGGATGATTGCGCCCGAGCGCCTGGAGATCCGTCCGGCGGCGACCACCTGTATCCGCTGCGCCCGGTCCGACGCCCCGCACCGGCTGCCGGGCCCCGCCTGA
- a CDS encoding TetR/AcrR family transcriptional regulator C-terminal domain-containing protein produces the protein MTEPTPSSVWTRPRPEPRRRAPGVDQFVAAAMAVADVEGLAAVSMRRVAGDLGSGTASLYRYITNRDELVDLMVDAAQGEDPPPESTGDWRADLGAVAHALRGTLLRHPWLAGELAGRPALGPHSLRRTECALRAAVALTPDITVASQALGAVHAYVLGSVAAQQALRRAEQRTGLSEEEWQRSVGPYIREVLAAGEHPMLARRVLEAEETDPDIDFTFGLDCVLDGLAARLGR, from the coding sequence ATGACCGAACCCACTCCCTCGTCGGTGTGGACCCGGCCGCGCCCCGAGCCGCGTCGACGTGCGCCCGGGGTGGACCAGTTCGTGGCCGCCGCGATGGCTGTCGCGGACGTGGAGGGTTTGGCAGCGGTGTCGATGCGGCGGGTCGCTGGTGATCTCGGTTCGGGGACCGCCTCGCTCTACCGGTACATCACCAACCGCGACGAGCTGGTGGACCTGATGGTCGACGCGGCGCAGGGCGAGGATCCGCCGCCGGAGTCCACCGGGGACTGGCGTGCCGATCTGGGCGCCGTCGCGCACGCGTTGCGCGGCACGCTGCTGCGGCATCCTTGGCTGGCGGGCGAACTGGCGGGGAGGCCCGCGCTCGGCCCCCACTCGTTGCGGCGGACGGAGTGCGCGCTGCGCGCTGCGGTCGCGCTCACGCCCGACATCACCGTGGCCTCCCAGGCGCTCGGCGCCGTGCACGCGTACGTACTGGGTTCGGTCGCCGCCCAGCAAGCCCTTCGACGCGCGGAGCAGCGCACCGGGCTCAGCGAGGAGGAGTGGCAGCGCAGCGTCGGGCCCTACATCCGCGAGGTCCTCGCGGCGGGCGAACACCCGATGCTCGCCCGCCGCGTCCTCGAAGCCGAGGAAACCGACCCGGACATCGATTTCACGTTCGGCCTGGACTGCGTACTCGACGGACTCGCGGCCCGGCTGGGTCGCTGA
- a CDS encoding GlsB/YeaQ/YmgE family stress response membrane protein — protein MGIIAWILIGLLAGFIAKALMPGKDPGGIIITMLIGIAGGLLGGFLGKVIFGVDSIDGFFDLSTWIAAIIGSVILLAVYRLVTGNRRHHRHA, from the coding sequence ATGGGCATCATTGCTTGGATCTTGATCGGACTGCTCGCGGGCTTCATCGCGAAGGCGCTTATGCCGGGCAAGGACCCGGGCGGCATCATCATCACGATGCTGATCGGCATCGCAGGTGGCCTGCTCGGCGGCTTCCTCGGCAAGGTCATCTTCGGCGTCGACTCCATCGACGGCTTCTTCGATCTGTCCACCTGGATCGCCGCCATCATCGGCTCCGTGATCCTCCTCGCCGTCTACCGACTGGTCACCGGCAACCGGCGCCACCACCGCCATGCCTGA